DNA sequence from the Uloborus diversus isolate 005 chromosome 1, Udiv.v.3.1, whole genome shotgun sequence genome:
tttcagaattggaagtcctaaaaacgcaattgaagacaTCTTTGACGACATAGCACAAGACATGTAGTTCAGAACTTTTCCGCAGGAACGTTACGATGTAGAAGtgccaaaaacgcagttttcatcgatctttgaatgatgtttgaaagatgaggaaagaaggaCTTGGGTGCtcttctccggaaatttttcgaaggtAAAGTCCTGAATTACCTtcaattgtaggccatcttttatTACGTTGGAAGGAGGAAAGGGGTTCGGAACTTTCAAccggaaattgttcgaaattaaGAGTCTTGAAAAAGTGATTGTTTACTATCTTTGATAGCATTAAGGGAAGAGATGGCGTCGGGAGCTGTCTCTCAACTTTTCGATAATGAATCTTCAAACACGCAATGTTAGGGGATCTTCATTGATGTTCCCCCgaaattttttcggaattgaagtcctaaaaacgtaatttaagaccATCTTCAAAGACATTAGGCAAAAGCATGAAGTTCAAAACTCTCCCCTGGGAATAtgttatacagtcgagtcccgacttacgcgagggatgcgttccaagccccccccccctcccccaggagtaaaacatcgatgtttttgttgaAACATCGaagttttacttttaatgttttaggactatcaatgttttggtttcgatgttgatgtttttgcatattaattgaaaattatgataaaatgTGTTCTAATTTTCTTGCTAGGTAATTAACTTTACTTGtaaagttgccaaaaaaaaaaaaaaaatcatttttttgcacccattttataagattaatttttctgtgtagaggatgatttttgggaataTCACTATaagatagtagaagattaactagagagtgaggaagtgGTCAAAGCTATTAGAAGAAaatgacactggtagtctggtgcagAACTTGCAGTCTGTTTCAAGGCTCCACTTCTTAAACTAAAGAAAATCCTatacggtgaaaattataactttaaaaattcagagttgATAagagttgctttaaagtattggatagtgatggcaacttctgttccatcggaaagagatatTTTTCttactggtgggatagtctgcgaaaagagaaaggctcttctgggggacaaagtaaacaaacttctttttctcctaACTGTCATCGCCAATATTtggggttacttatcgatttccaccaacaagtcgtccctctattacttacaatttgtgtttaattattaactaacagtacaacgcatatttcttgctcttaaaaataattgttagaaatttttttaaaaaataattggtacAACCTTTTCTCAGCATTTAACTGActtaagtgctatgatacattttttcttaattcttttttgatgtaaatttacttttagtttcattctgtttgaaaatatttccttatcactataactagtttgtattaatcagtGATTGCcttatattatcaatttttgacctactataataccaagatgttgcgaaattattcttattaaattatattcatgatttgaggttcagtattttcaatatattcgtctaggacgtattcttttgtattgcttaaattgttgtagaaaattcaaaaatatatgttatacattaataaaaagatcaggaaTCAGAATTTAGGAAACATcggatgttttttggtcgatgtatcaataccatcgatgttttgccacCGATGTCACCTCTAATACTCACCATGTCGACAGTCTTCATATTACCACTTTCGAATGCAATGGCATTGGGAGGAGTTGCAACAGGAAGCATGAAAGCGTATGAACAAACAACAGTGACTGGTAGCATCAAAAACAATGGATTTACTCCAATAGAAATAGCCtgcaaataaattttagttttacattATGAAATCGTactctttgcaaaaaaaataaaaataaaaatacattgttttgaATGATCACCTCATTTTTGTCAATAGGaatacaaaaacaattttgaatcatttttctttttttttattgcagtcctttttttttttagtctgaaCCCATTGTTATGGTACCCATGTGGGATCATGAGCAGGAGCtttcacagaaattttggggcccgtcgcGAATGACTTTTTCGGGGTTCCTCCTCCATCCTTCATATTCCTACATATATTTCTCCCCTTATTCCCTTACTCATATTTCTCATTGTTAACATACAAAACGGTGCTTTAAATCACCgccgaaaattccatttttccgAGGTGGGGGAAAATTTTGGttcggggagagggggggggggatactggATGaggagatattttcaaaattgaagtcaaaaattgcattttttggggAATTTTAGAGAATGTTCCctcccaattttttttctaaattcaagtcACATTTAGTATTTAGGTTATCTCCAAGGAATATTGGAAATCGTGGTTACTCccggaaattttctgaaattgaacttttgaaaacgcaattttcaacaattttcacGATCTTCTTTACAATCCAAGAAAGAAAGACTGTTTTCATATAAATACAAAGAAGGGCACATTTATCTAGGGGATAAGAGCGCATTTATTTTCTAGAAAGGTCAGGCAGGATAGGCCTCCCTTGAAAATACACTCAAGGAGAACAATATACTAAGACATGCTAggattggcaattttttttaaaggaatagtTCTTGGCATGAGCGCCTACATGCAAAATTCTAAGgaagggctcagatattttccccatggaaaccgattttagtacagatttagagttattaaaatttgacatttttaataacctatTCATTAATGGcaggagaaaaaatttttttttacatttttgcaaagaaaaaaagtactaaaaacaaagaaaaatcaaatttctaagGGCGCCCCCTGTGCCAATGGTTCTTGGGGGCCCTTTCAGCACCCCAACCTTTTTTTAACTGTGCCCCCCGATTTACCAGTGACTATAGTAACTGTTAttatcgatttcaaaaaaaaaatttataggtTCCACTACATAGTGCTTTGACTGAACATGAACATTTTATGtctaaaaatatcaatttcactCGTTTAATTTGTGTGAAAGAATCCACTAGTTTTCGCATTTTGGCAGCAAATGAGGGCTAAATAAACGACGAACTAGTTGCTATGGTACAGTTTTGCTATAAAACTAAGAAACGAAATTTCATTGAGATGTAATCTCTGTGGTTCAGAGTGAGACTCACCATTTGGCTAAAAACTGGAAGAAGAATGGTGGCGGATGTCGTGTTCGTAACTATTTCTGTCATCATAGCCGTCATGAAACAGACGATCGCTGCTATCGCTCCTGGAGACAGAACAGCCAAGGACGACAGCTTTTCTCCAAGAAGTTGCGAAAGACCTGATTTCTAAATGAATACAGAAATTTAATCTATCTTAGCTACTTACCAGGGAACTACACgacttcagtaatcatgaaaaaagttcaaaatgatcgcattcgaaagagcatagACTTTTTTTTGACTTATGAACTGTGTGCCCTCGCTCCCTCGTTTTCGAGATATGGGGTCTTAAAGTTTTCCGAAATCacaagaaaaatcgccaaatttaaagactcgGCAAGAAATTTAAAGCACAGCGCTATTTCATCATCTGCATTTTGCAAGGCATCTCATTTCCGTTTTGGATCATCTGCAATGCGTGTGAAAGAGGAAGATGTTTTGCATTAATCCTTTGCTTGTGCGTGTTAAATAAAAGAATCACCATCAAGCTTATGAAGTGGAaagtacagggtgtccagcaaaggactccctggtttaaaaattaaatatctcaaaaacaaaggacgatattggaataaaataaacggtatgtttattgtgaaacccataaaaatcatacacAGGAAtttggaaattagtttaaaaaattgccaacaggtggcTCAGCACGCTGTTATAGCAatagtctccataaatagtgctgcgaagaggttggacgataatttttagtgcatatgtaagcatatctgagaggctaaatggagacttctattgcaattacagggtgaagcgccacctgttggcaatttttaaaactaattaaaaagttcctgtatatgagtttatgggtttcacaataaacataccgtttattttactCCACTATCGTCCTTCGTTttagagatatttaattttgaaaccaaggagtcctttgctggacaccctgtagatAGCTTTATTCAGAGGAACGACAactttacaccgaaattaaacgtaaattttagaatttctttcgtgataataatacatttcagaatATCACTATACTTTAAGTGTGTTAAGTGAATTATTAaggaaatgtgttgtaagtagtTCTTCATAATCTAAGAGAATTACTATGAATATGTACAAAAAACAGGTTAATTTGAGCTCATACggtatatagataataaaatggATAGTGTTGGATGCTGAAATGAAATGGTCATGGATTACGGTATCAGTTCTTATATTTGAAGTGGTAACTTCTTATGGGAGTGTAAATcaatttgtgacataacgcgcgtaacggcgcaactctcgtctggcattcctttcttTCGCtcatacgacagaagcgcgcatggccggggaaattttgtttctttactctttagaTCAGCCGTAAGCGTTAAGTgaaagtagaaaaagtaatgaaaatggcagaagatggatgatcgtcgcaacataacgcaatctcctaacgaaaggtgagtttaataatacaatgtaataccaataacattgttaacaatatatatatacaaaacagcatttaatctttaaatttattttcaaaacgaaaacatttttgcgattagtttttctaaaaatatctcgcttcatttagggttttgaattGTGATAAGGTGTagatattttaaacgaacttcatccctgCAGATtccgcaacgcgggggttggggacggccgagaaaacaaaaataataaataaacatttaatttgttcatcactgagtaaaatctaaaatgtttcgtaagtttgagtgttttttctggtAAACGAAATAcagaaacgacgcgtcatttaatctattgttctTGCCCTGACATCAAAACTTAGGTTTAAAAGTAGTTTGAAtggtgatcaaaaaataaaattatttttcatttagagcaattttgaagtcagttctttttttttttctttttcttttttcaaaatttttttaaataaaaatctaaccAGCAAGCACCTTTCTCTCTTTCTTACGTATTCAAacgttcaatatttatttacaaatcattatttCAAGGCTATTCAAATGGAAGTCTGGATTGAAAATGATTATACTAAAACTATTCCATCTTTTAAAAGTATTGTGCAGTTAAAGCGTCAAAATATAAGAGTAGGAGGcgtagcagtttatcagaatgatcttgattgcataaGTACTATTGTCACTCCAAATATAggattacatgttaataatgctacaagctttaATTTGGTTACATAAAACGATATTGGTGAAAGgtgtatagtggaatgtctcaatgaagcaaagcaataaattattattgccaacatcTATATAcctccaaacaaaagtattttaagtattattcaatttattcatgaacagtttttaaattataaacaagaaggttctgctttagttaatgaaaattattatacaattcctttaattttaaccggaaattttaatgttaattttgcatgtcacggaactgtacttgaaagtctttgcaagatttttagataacatgcaatgcaaaaatttcCTATGCTTATTATAggtaccataagccaattgttactttcataggattaaataatgataataatttaatcctatgaaaattatcacttctgccgagcgtcccgtgacgcagattttttttttaaagtgataatcaatacatgaagttttattgtccaAATTGTGCGaggaaaaatgttaaatttttagttcaaaatggaaaaaaattaaattttaaattcaaaatgggaaaaaattaaattttaaattcaaaatgggaaaaaattaaattctaaagtgGAAACAACGCATAGTAAGTGTCaataatacactgttaaaaccaggagtgtcacaggggtaaagaatttcaccctaggacgaaaaaacggtgcctcaaggtgcaacggaggctaggaagtgtcgtcaaggtgTTTTTGGGTTCCTcggtgggtgaacgacgttaacaaaagtgattcaataagagagcgactcattgcgcatgcgctctgacttatcgtccaacgacaacttcagtttgaatggcgaacgaaggaagtagcaacgaaatttactttcacattgaatgaagtacaaaactgaaaatttcgtggattaatcttcaaAATCTCGCGTAattaaaggcatttgatcatattgtagctcttagagctttcgaacatatttaaagtgtttaaagtatgttgacaactgcttattgttccgtttaccttattaagtatttaatatcttgctatttatatcctgcaaaactattacctaaaactatctatcagtactatcttgaacaacaacaacattaaaaataaaaacgtttaaatcagctgataattgaatagctaattccggaacaaaaatgcatcgacgtgacCAGCCTATTAACCAATATCTATTTTTTCTCAATGAAATGACTATGTAGTGGAAACGAATAGAGCAGCAAAGGCGGAGGGAAAAAAAACCcgcctgaaaagaaatctctcactcagtgtttgactcatgagtttcacatcgtgttttggttaacgtatctttcttaggcgttattgcatgacgCGAATGTAGTTAtcgactcgtttttatttttaatctgacagaaaacttgacattggaaagaagtgcttttaaattagtatttatcttgtacgcataaggatactcaaatatcgaatcttataataagtattgatatgttacgctcgattaaaattttacgtgtttatgaaacgcttttatttttccatgattctaatctaatgttacctaatatttctggttgtttcggcaaatgattgataaatatcttccctgttcattttcagtacggatcatgcagtaaaagttgtcaacaacatattgattattgagcaatccaagtgtaaatataagaaagttagtgcacgaacagacaaattaaagtcatgaacacttctaaactatgttcgaaagttgaaatgtgatcaaatgccttcgtatatgtaaatcaaaataaataaaacacaattgtattcaaaaacggacacaacacggggggggggggggatctctataggaagcaataaaggtgccatttttctcacctagggtatcatctttcacctacggtgcacgttgggtgaagggagccagtttttcacccttgctaagggtgccgCTGGTCAACAAGCGTttacccctgaaaggtgccaaacgcaacctgtagttttaacagtgtatgcacttcaaaattatcgatattgtaaattacatgatagatagaggaaatattttttattcttgagcACTATTAATACAGTCGACGTTCGTTATAACAACCCCTGTCGTCCGAACAACATCTGTCACTATAGGTAAAAGTGGCTATAACATAAATGCAcaacatattgcatgttatttatttattttttaaaatactggaaTAACTTTTACGCATTTTGTTCCAATGAAACTACAATCACCTATTCATTTCCAGATTAGTGCACCACAATACTCGGATGTGACGGGTCCGGAACTCCTGTGTATCTGCCATTGGATAATTTCTGGAGAAAACTTCTCTCCCCTTCAGCCTCGTGTCTCAATTGCGGAGTAAGAGAGGACTGGTAGTGCCAACCATCTCTCGATGGTTAAACTGGTTATCCTTCTGTTGGAGAAAAGGGTGGACGTCTACCAAGTGTCCCTTGATGAACGTCCATCAGTTCTCGTGCGTTGGCAAGGACGGATGCCGAAAAGCTCCCACGTTAAAGAAAAATGCCAACCATATGCTAGTCACAGCACGTGCGTCATATTATTATACTGTATGTATCGGTATTGCTTACTTGTGCAGCATCAGCCAGGGCGAATCCTCCACCAGCTAGAATAATCACTCCCCACGGAAGCTTCGCCTGAGCTGTTTTCCATTCCAGAATCGGACGACTGCTCCAGTCCCGGATGTTCGACGGGAGGAGGAACATGAGAAAGGCAATCCCGATGGCAGGAACGGAGTCACCAATTTTGCTGTACTCGCGAGCAAAAGAAACACATTAGTAATCATTTAAAATGCACTGGCTAATTACAGAAATCGGAGTAATAACTGAGGTGAGATTTCCCCAAGTGGGAAAAGTGGAATCCTTTTTGGCACAGTTCTCAAATGGTTTCAATCTTTTCTTTCAATATTAGGATGTTAATCGATAGGTAAAATGGCAGTTTGGTCTACCACATAAATGACTGCAATTGATGATTTTTCAGTTTGATGTAATCTTACTGCAGTTACCGAAAGAATCAtgaataaaacagaaaacaaaatctttaaagaaggaaatatatataatgcattttatcATCATCTAAGTGTAGTAAATACATCATTTAGGAGGAGAAATATTTCCGTTGGCCTGAAAGTTTGCCCAACAAACTCATTGCCGACATGTACGACCAATGTAAAAAGCTTGGAagataataaattatttcttgtGTTCATATGATCAATAGAACATTTCAATCAATGACGAGTGCATTAATCCTTCTGATCAACACTTACGTTTTGTTTGACTGATCATTTTGATAATTTGATTTAGTTGACAAATCATCTGCGAATACTAGAGCAAATGACTTGTTATGGGCTTCCAACTAGTAACGGTCAAGTGTGTCTTTCTCAAAATAGCATCTTTGAAGAGCCTCCCcattaatttgaaacaaaaagtgaaaagcctTTTAAAACGGATAACAAAATAATTACCAAATTCGGCGTTCATAAATACTACGCACATACACTGCTTGTTGTTTCTCTTTTAGGttgaatcaaataaataaatgaaattaaaattttatctataTAGAGATAAGAGGATTTGTAATCAGTTCTTATCGGTTTGCGTGAGGTAAAAtccactttttttcatatttaaaaataaataacaaaatttgtacaaaaatacaGAAATGGATTATGTGTTTCAAAGCCAACATGAAGTCAGGCTATTGCTTTTTCTGGTCCACTCTAAATGGCAGGCCTTATTTAATTAGTAATTTCTAATCAGTAATGAAATGCACTCAAAATGCACCATGTGACGAAATGAGCTGTCAAATAAGtgtaattttcaacaaaacgatGTATCTAAGAAGTGATATCTACGCAATGCAGAAAGTGAACTGAAAACATGCGccatatataaattttaaactttcgagaaactaataataaaaacaaagtaataaGCATGATATGAATCCACAATCTGAATCATAGATGTAGTATCACTATACGTAGTTAAtatgtaatttatgtatttaaaactaCGTCTATGGTCTGAATTTAtaccgaaaaacattttttttaaactaactatAATGTGAGATATTataaaaagctattttatatttttacttacgTGTCGGAGCGCATGGCTCCTGCCCAGCCGGTTATAAATTTCGGATCCCGGAAAATCCACAAAACAACCAAAATAACAAACAAAACCAGAACCTGTGCTTCATGCGACCTTGAAtgaaaagttcaaaaagtaaGGAATGTGGGAAACAAAtccaaatacattaaaaattacgGTAGTTACTCAAATTCAACGATTATATCTTTACAGTGTCAGAACAACATCAAACTAAAAACATGTTTCTAGTATGGTGTTGGTCGGAAAGGGGTTTAAATTTCTCAGCCAAATATGATTAGCGCAATGTTACTCATTCTGATGAGACTGCAAATTAAATTAACTGGAAATTGAGTTAAAACATGTTTTAATTCAACCATActtcacaatggggttgtttccttcagtcaaaagtagtacttttagtcactgaaattgatggaatgagtaaaaagaaaaaagacccagaaaatacatccattttcccaacagttattttttaactaattttttaaaatgtccgattttgaaaaaaaggcgtggtctttatgacgtcacaaatgatgcaatttggtgcatctttctaccacgtttccacgttatgataatcaagaagcgaattaaatattgcgctctacgcttgctatcaaccatatcgttgccaatacacgtgagtaaagatgcgaattaaatatttttctccgtgaaaatGGCcatactgaatggcatttcatcacttgtgacgtcacacgacaaaaacgtaaacaatgaaaactcacagatttaagtaattttttaaaaatattaaacttgaacaaattatttaaaaaatggtcagatcctatatttttaagcatgctctctcagaaaaaaatacttttaaaattttggaaacgaccccattctagaGTTTGAATACGCCACCTCGATGTGATTTAAGAAGTTAGCCAAAAGTGGCGTTTGCAAATGATGTCACCTTTAAAtaaggcaggggggggggggtcgtgaaattgcgACAGTTTGCAACAAGGGTGAGGGAGGAGGcagcaagaagtgtgacatcacgcataagaatatgtttatgaaaattagCTTGACACGCTACAAGGAAAGAGGAGAGGGTAGGTTTaggtgtgacactttgtgacagagGGAGAGGGGAggggtcaaatttgttgaaaGTGGGAAGGACATCATACATGAACAGCCCTAAAGAGGTATAACATTTCACTTTTGCGCGGACAAGGCAGATGTCCTATTCGACAGGTCATATCCTACGattttgcaggtttttttttacctctttcagcagccattggtcagagattGCACTGGCTTCTATAGTCTATTTGGATagcgaattttattttttttatcttttttgttttcaaagcagCCGATAACTTAATAATAAtaggaaaatattttagaatgaTCGCCATGTACTAATATAAAGCTGATACCGAACCAGACAAGTTGGTTTCAAGAGGTAAAACACATAATAACGAGCTGGTTAAGATAAATCGTAGTGAAAAGAAAGTCGCCTCAAGATGATGACGTAACATCTAGCAATCGATTCAGCACGGAAGATTTGTGTTTTGACGGTAATGACCAGACTCATGTACCAAAGAATCTGGCAAcaaagaaataaacaataaaacagAAGTGTTTTAAAGTTTGTAGGTGAGTTAATTTCGTTTTCATATGCTTCTTCGAAGACGATGTTGTTCGTCTCTGAAATACATGCATGAAAACCAGTTTTTTAACAGCAGTTTTACGTTttgttcataaatatttttcagtgaaGTGCGCGTCtctcaaaattaattcatttagtgCTTGCTTTTACGTTTTCTAGGCGTTATATTAATTTTCTATCACACTTCACATACTTCTTTTTATGGCAATTAAATACCGAAAAAAGGTGGTTTTACAAAAGAGTCAAAGAATAAGAAATTTACCTCAAAGATCCTAAATCGGCATAGCGCTTCGAAATGATATCTTTTATACTGCTTTTGGATGCAATATTCTGCGATTGTTTTCTGAAATGACAAGAAAATTTAGACCACTTATTGTTGCAATTTCGCGGTGATATCAAATAAAATGTGAACTTACGAAAACCGGATATACACCAGCCAAATATACGTCCATCCGATCAGAACGCAGAGAACCATTCCCGGAATGTTATACATCATCCACGTAGCGAAATTTATTTCGTCACTATCCGGATGAAGTCTGAAATGAGTGAAAaacgaattaattaaaaaacgaaTTAATTAATGAGGCCTCAAATCTAAACATCTTTGAAagggtccgaaaaaaaaaaaaaaaaccttcagtttgtttctgacaaattgaAGTTTTCGCAACCAAGAATCGACCGAAACAAGAGTGGTGCCTTTGTTGAAAAATAGCAGGATCATTGTAGTTTATTACTTCATTAGGGCCACCAAGAGCCGAGACCTGTTCCTTTTTAATTTGGTCTCCAGGCCCTCCTGCCACTATAAAACATGTAAACCTTATACTACTCCAAGTCCGGCCCGGACTCTTAGTTTGCGACTAAGCTGACATGGTCTTTCGTCGGCCCTGTAGTTCACTAAGGTTAGTACTAAATGATTGTTTCCATTTTTCGTGTTGCTTAACAGAACTTACTTTTTGGATTGCCTGATAGGAATCTGTATCCTTTACAGAAATGTCTGTTAACAGAAAAGAATTATAGATGTCAAACTCGTTAAGATGTTGATTCAGATATAATCAAACCAGTGGTGtagtctttgggggggggggggggggggggggggaaggggtgcAAACGTGGGGAAGGGGGACATTTAGAGATACGAGCAAgagttaatgaaataaaaaagtggggggaggggatacctgagttgaaatttttaaaaaataggaggacgaaagtttaaaattaaaaaggtaaTTCGCCGCCGTCCTGCATCTCCCCTCGACAACATCACTACTTCAAAGTGAATATTTTAACTGCAATGGAAGACTTCTCGACTTCTGCTGTTAATTTTTCTCTCGAAATCAAAGAATAAAACTGGACGCACGAagataaatattacaaaaattgaagTATACATACTCTTCCATTAATCCTTTAAAGACTAGATTTGGCCCTGTACCGGTGAGAGTACCGGTTCCTCCTATATTAGCAGCGTAACAGACGCTCAAAAGCAGAGCTATCTTTATAGTTGAAATATCAGTGTCGTTTTTCTTCTCCCTAAATCGAGAAAACAAAACATTATTATTTCTCTGGTATAGAAATGGACGTGAAACaacgattttcaaaaataagacaTGACTCAGGGTGCAATGGATGAATTGCTGGtcttctcaaaatttttaatcgaCCCTGACGTTAAGATCAGTTGTCTACGTTATTAATTTACTATACCAGGCAAGCATTTAGAAGAGCCAATTG
Encoded proteins:
- the LOC129217346 gene encoding Na(+)/citrate cotransporter-like, whose translation is MSGSCLRFCRRINVRLCIYVLSILLPFALSPLAASTHKESKCTFVMILVACYWLFEPVPVAVTALLPVVLFPTLGIVSSTEICTNYIKEPFMMFIGGLIVAIAVEDCRLHERIALKVLLMIGTELKWLMFGFMLTTMFLSMWISNTATTAMMVPIIEAVIGKIALKSDNLALDDNKDKISLTESKQVEEPEDDNFLTKTSLEQEKKNDTDISTIKIALLLSVCYAANIGGTGTLTGTGPNLVFKGLMEELHPDSDEINFATWMMYNIPGMVLCVLIGWTYIWLVYIRFSKQSQNIASKSSIKDIISKRYADLGSLRSHEAQVLVLFVILVVLWIFRDPKFITGWAGAMRSDTKIGDSVPAIGIAFLMFLLPSNIRDWSSRPILEWKTAQAKLPWGVIILAGGGFALADAAQKSGLSQLLGEKLSSLAVLSPGAIAAIVCFMTAMMTEIVTNTTSATILLPVFSQMAISIGVNPLFLMLPVTVVCSYAFMLPVATPPNAIAFESGNMKTVDMAKPGLVMNLVCCAVQLFMLNTLGVAMFNLNEFPNWANNSQISMDSDLISKYNNTFTNMTSQSTNIS